The DNA region TGTCGAGTACTCAGCCAGGTCGTCGAGTTGTTGGCGGGTCAGTTTGCGCCCGAACGCGTGATCGACGAGTCGTCCGAGCAGCATCCCGCTGCCGAAGCCGAGCAGCGAGGTCACCGGAATAGGCTCACCGAACTTGAGGTAGACCTGGTCGCCCCACTTGCGCCGCAGCCCGCGGCTGACGATTGCGTGCATCAACCGCACTCGCACCACGTCCTGGAAGGCTTCCGAGTGCCGGTCGAAGATGTCGGGCAGGGTGAACTGCGCGAACACCCGCGCCGTCTCGATGAAGCGGCGCGGGCCATCGTCGGCGAACCGCCCGGTGGCTCCGGTGGATGCGGAGATGTCACCGGTCATCGCAGTCTCGTAGAACGCCCAGCCCTGGATGATCGTGGTGGCGGCCAGCGTGCTCGACATCGCCAGCATCCGGCCTCGTTCGGCCGCGACGAGATCGAACTGGTCGGCCAGGGTGTCGAGGTGCTCGAAGAGTTCGACGAACTCCGGCGGCGGATTCTCCAGCGTGTCGATACCCTGCGTCAAAGCCTGCTCGAACAGCGCCCGGCCCTTTTCTGGACCGAGGCGCTCGAACGCGTCCGCCGCACCGATCATGTGTTCGTCGGCCTGCCAGAAATAGTCATCACGCATGCGGGTGATGTCGTTCGGTTCAACCTCTTTGTCGATATCGATCCACTCGCCGAACATGAACTCCCGCATGTGCCGCCACTGGGCGGCGAAATGGTCACGTCCGGGCGGGATGGGTCGCAGCGGCTTATCGGGGTGGTCGCGTCGATTGAACTCGACGTCCTCGAGCAGGATCGCTGGACGCGTACCGGTCACGGTCATCAATCGGGTCCAATCGCAGAAGTACAGGGCACTGATTGCGACGCTATCGCAGATAGGCGGTTATGTGAACCGTCATTCCGCACCTGATACGGAATCCGTGCAGGTGACGCGGGGTGCTTCGGTTGCGCTCGGTGGGCAGCCGAGCAATGCGATCGCGGATCGACCCGCTGCTCTTAGACTGACGCCGTACCCCGAGTCACTGGCATCTGGTGGAGGTGAGAAGTGTGGCCGCTGCCTTCCCCGACGCCGCCGAGCTGGAGCGCGTACTGGACCTCGCGGCGCGCGCCCCTTCGGCCGGCAACACCCAGCCCTGGCGCTGGCACGTCGACAACCGGGGCGTGCAGTTGTTCGCCGACTGGCCCCGCCGCCGCGGTGACACCGACTCCGATCGGCGCGACGTCTTCCTGAGCTGCGGCGCCGTGCTGCACCACTGCGCGGTCGCGTTCGCCGCCGCCGGCTGGTCGAGCCGGGTCCATCGCTTCCCCGCGGACGACGTGCTGGCGTCATTCGAGTTGGACCCGCAACCCGCCGGTGATGGCAGTCGCGAGTTGGCTGACGCGATTGCGCTCCGTCGGGCCGATCGGCGGCCCTATAGCGGCTCGCTGCCTGCCGGCACGGTCGAACTACTTGTCATGCGTGCGCAACGCTTTGGGGTGCAGCTGTCCGTGGTGCCGACCAGTCGATGGACCAGGATCGGCGCGACCGAATTTGCGCTGCGCTACGCAGCTGGTGCCGACCAGCACGACGACGACCAGGCCGCGATGCTCGTGTTGGCGACCGACACCGACAGCGACCTGATGCGGCTGCGCGCCGGCGAGGCACTGAGCCACCTGACGCTCTCGGCCGCGGCCCTCGGACTCGCCACCTGCCCCTTGACGGAGCCGCTGCGGGATCCGCGCAACAGCCTGACACTCGCGTGCGAGATCTTCGACGGCGACGCCTACCCGCAGGCATTGATCCGGCTCGGGCAGCAGTCGGACGGCGATCCGCTGCCGCCGCTGGAACGGCGGTCCGTCGCGGAGACAACCACCTTCGCGCTCCAGTAGGGCGATGCCGGAACCCCCTATTTTCCAAGGAGTTCCGGCACCGCCGCCGGCGTCAGCTTGCCAGGAATGCGTCGATCTGGTTGATCGCCTGCGTCGAACCCTCTTCGACGCCCATCTCGAGCACCTGCTGCAGGCCTTCGGCCGTCTCGTACCTGCTGACGTAGGTGACCCGGGTGCCGCCGTCGCCGACCGCCTCGAAGGTGTAGACGCTGTGCGCGACCGGCATGTCGCCGGCCGGCTTCAGCTCGTCGTCGGCGAACCCGTCTTCGAAACTGAAGCTGCGCGGCTCGTCGACGGCGGTGACGCTCCAATAGCCGCCGTACTTCTCGCCTTCGGGTCCGGTCATGAAGTACGTGACGGTGCCGCCCGGCGTGAGCGCATGCTCGACCACGGTGGCCGGGTACTCGGGCGGACCCCAGATTCTCTCCAGCTGCCGCGGGTCGGCGTAGATCTGCCAGACCCGCTCGACGGGCGCCGCGAACTCCGCGGTGATCGTCAGGGTGAGGTCGTCGATGTTTTTGCTGATGTTGGTGACAGGCATGGTTATTCCTTGCTGAGTAGGTCGTCAATGCGAGCGATGCGGCCGCGCCAGACGTCTTCGAGCTCGGTG from Mycolicibacterium sp. MU0053 includes:
- a CDS encoding oxygenase MpaB family protein; translated protein: MTVTGTRPAILLEDVEFNRRDHPDKPLRPIPPGRDHFAAQWRHMREFMFGEWIDIDKEVEPNDITRMRDDYFWQADEHMIGAADAFERLGPEKGRALFEQALTQGIDTLENPPPEFVELFEHLDTLADQFDLVAAERGRMLAMSSTLAATTIIQGWAFYETAMTGDISASTGATGRFADDGPRRFIETARVFAQFTLPDIFDRHSEAFQDVVRVRLMHAIVSRGLRRKWGDQVYLKFGEPIPVTSLLGFGSGMLLGRLVDHAFGRKLTRQQLDDLAEYSTYSGRLWGAPERLHSADGVELIKSLNYVLARGGNPSPWRAELVDAIAGPAHIETLTETQPDLVKKLVARYANQLTATIALAPAGVVFGYRQIEAMVAGTLFEPLGYNFERRVRMFTNFTRLNVGIAMVTDRLPFSNPIRERKKKSGAAARARIGMLNKIARGRQIPLTYSHHDRSSTGEGFTG
- a CDS encoding nitroreductase family protein; protein product: MAAAFPDAAELERVLDLAARAPSAGNTQPWRWHVDNRGVQLFADWPRRRGDTDSDRRDVFLSCGAVLHHCAVAFAAAGWSSRVHRFPADDVLASFELDPQPAGDGSRELADAIALRRADRRPYSGSLPAGTVELLVMRAQRFGVQLSVVPTSRWTRIGATEFALRYAAGADQHDDDQAAMLVLATDTDSDLMRLRAGEALSHLTLSAAALGLATCPLTEPLRDPRNSLTLACEIFDGDAYPQALIRLGQQSDGDPLPPLERRSVAETTTFALQ
- a CDS encoding SRPBCC family protein; the protein is MPVTNISKNIDDLTLTITAEFAAPVERVWQIYADPRQLERIWGPPEYPATVVEHALTPGGTVTYFMTGPEGEKYGGYWSVTAVDEPRSFSFEDGFADDELKPAGDMPVAHSVYTFEAVGDGGTRVTYVSRYETAEGLQQVLEMGVEEGSTQAINQIDAFLAS